The following coding sequences lie in one Aspergillus luchuensis IFO 4308 DNA, chromosome 8, nearly complete sequence genomic window:
- the DOP1 gene encoding cellular morphogenesis regulator DopA (BUSCO:EOG092605QM;~COG:K;~EggNog:ENOG410PHZ3;~InterPro:IPR016024,IPR040314,IPR007249;~PFAM:PF04118;~TransMembrane:2 (o699-718i1113-1136o);~go_process: GO:0006895 - Golgi to endosome transport [Evidence IEA]) — MSLDPSSFPRSNSPASSESSLTRSRLRGKEEPLKKDKNYRRYASTVERALSLFDTALQEWADYISFLSRLLKALQSHPADMPIVPHKLLVAKRLSQCLNPSLPSGVHQKALEVYTYIFNLIKPEGLSHDLPLYLPGIAPTLTFASLTVRPLFLSLVETYICNLEPWAIRPALKAILLALLPGLEEETSDDFDPTMRLVNKFRDMASKMDTYKQEAESSPSGHYFWQCLFLASITSPSRRSGVLAYLNRYLPKLGITDRRPSKSEVSEAKDLPHEISVAADSVILPEPGLLIRCFATGLADEQVLVQRNFLDLLVTHIPLSSPILQARITKDDLQKLILAAVGVVSRRDMSLNRRLWAWLLGPEPANDRPSFEARNSISDNASQPFPDAQEISHSEYFSRFGLTPLVNGLLGMIEKDTEVPAEKTRPFRISLSLMDRWEVGGYIVPEVFLPVMRSVQAFESKASKTQFEEVFRSASSFFDGVESGVIFSELLYLIDWKSKDLTSGHDKVLKNLELAHFILENFNVREEDMVLAHVPLLTLATIIKSSELSPEKSPNMDQERLRAVATGLSRVMTSLSGLLTERAFAKKSDTHKADGYKSDVPGSQILSRIHAFYEQSKQSLDPQPLPFAPKHLGELIIRNAYEQAIEALDGRGDATQMHERISLLIVMLKKLPKTKILRDRRLYLALCDRVRADQVETSTASFAAISSIASAITSMYFIHSPGYYISYEDVSDLIPTLVNRLWQYLSPLNPKFHVEAVRSLWHLHSVSWADHLVEAAITSLMVDKSNGHRQSSSAEQAGRYFVLWSHSHHGTYELPPKQLHNVSQLGISYQSSMLERPLFIVLDLLNQGVNEASQVVHRWLEDLSSIHKVFRMVVSRLDRLFQQSENADPDTANPTVSPDDYRECSYLLQTISNLISTLSHNGWISLLTQTLVQTEKHKDIPTSEDNSGAQSLHAVIFQASLRVVSGHTTAAHQGVDEIKLQQTALLVMRQLLLGPGAEEVAESGIDSFLVDRLSSVLDNGGSVGIQAALIDTLLAALKVRFAQAYLPPPPPRPKHQRTASRERLTSPSILSFTSDKPDKSLALPPLPQPPQQLLECLLKGISSPNSREIVERWTILLCEVLPLYAGSIFQIILMLVECFCKEIQLAYASLQLSFKRTEGWPEDRSEHATIALLTGLETCIATAHERLLSEEANVPAAKSPDQNHGFFGNMVSGVFASEQSHARSSAANNRLTVLLCFQDAVRLCFSIWSWGAVERSTLPQDPESLASFQYTSLRMRNRSRRILEHLFTAEALECLETAVEVWTKSDSDTSSLIISLLHTLDGSRPKITIPAVFNSIYTRTNPAALEPNRKSTLTASLTESELAGFLVTYARSLEDDVLDEIWADCTTFLRDVLSNPFPHRQILPRLVEFAAILGAKLENTSFGEDRRMRKELGDVLLRLLTAIFTSKPMGLSQESALLGRASIDYDSGSLPHVGPDDLLSILAASMPAFTTTLGDSDRITTAVSGISTHIIGPLFRARLFPNNVSRNFMALLQHIAKIPTASKIWKKDISDAFNDPKFFGMQLDLVKDGWVNLLRQWVLADKDRMSELMSRLTPPSTAGIMFGVGASAARLEADRKAQLNLRRISLLILSANTDYFVAELPALLQKLEDLLGATSSSSPSSTTRSEVFMVLRALALKCTATTLAPFWPLMNSELQEAISAVSVGQQQEVYNPYALLQACKLLDTLLILAPDDFQLLEWLYVTDTIDAVYPPERFEPMALADEISQSLGARGSASSDGLGETADLSQGVKQPSLTADWIRETAKDEIVERVLRPFFDQLSIHAFESTYSMGHPRLDVCRDDLLADLFNESTMAN; from the exons ATGAGCCTTGATCCGAGCTCGTTTCCGAGGTCGAATTCCCCCGCAAGCTCCGAAAGCTCTCTCACGCGCTCCCGACTACGGGGGAAAGAAG AGCCgctgaagaaggataagaacTATCGCCGTTATGCGTCTACCGTTGAACGTGCACTGTCACTATTCGATACTGCTTTGCAGGAATGGGCGGATTACATCTCCTTCCTGAGCCGGTTGCTCAAG GCACTTCAATCCCATCCTGCGGACATGCCCATTGTGCCTCACAAACTACTGGTTGCGAAACGACTTTCCCAATGCCTTAACCCTTCCTTGCCGTCTGGTGTCCACCAGAAGGCTCTTGAAGTCTATACGTACATTTTCAACCTGATCAAG CCGGAAGGATTGTCGCACGACCTGCCCTTATACCTCCCTGGTATCGCGCCCACTTTGACGTTCGCCTCGCTCACTGTCCGGCCCCTCTTTCTGTCTCTTGTGGAAACATATATTTGCAATCTCGAACCATGGGCAATCCGACCGGCCCTCAAGGCCATCCTTTTGGCCCTCCTGCCAGGgttagaagaagaaacaagcgATGACTTTGACCCTACCATGCGACTCGTCAACAAGTTCCGCGACATGGCGAGTAAGATGGATACATATAAACAGGAAGCCGAGTCTAGTCCAAGCGGTCACTACTTTTGGCAGTGCTTGTTCCTGGCATCCATAACTAGCCCTAGCCGACGTTCGGGTGTACTTGCCTACTTGAACCGTTACCTACCTAAGCTGGGCATCACAGATCGCAGGCCGAGCAAAAGTGAAGTGAGCGAAGCTAAGGATCTACCTCATGAGATCTCTGTGGCAGCGGATTCAGTAATCCTGCCGGAACCCGGTTTGTTGATACGGTGTTTCGCAACTGGACTAGCAGACGAACAAGTCCTTGTCCAGCGGAATTTCCTTGATCTGCTAGTGACACATATACCCCTGAGCTCACCTATTTTGCAAGCTAGAATCACCAAGGATGATCTTCAGAAACTGATTCTCGCAGCTGTGGGGGTTGTGTCTCGACGAGACATGAGTCTGAACAGAAGATTATGGGCCTGGCTCCTTGGTCCTGAGCCTGCAAACGATCGGCCATCCTTCGAGGCGCGCAATTCTATATCGGATAACGCTTCTCAACCGTTCCCTGATGCCCAAGAAATTTCACATTCCGAATACTTTAGTCGATTCGGATTGACTCCGCTGGTGAACGGTCTTCTTGGCATGATCGAGAAAGATACCGAAGTACCCGCAGAGAAAACGAGGCCTTTTCGCATATCGCTGTCGCTGATGGACCGATGGGAGGTTGGCGGCTACATTGTGCCGGAAGTATTCTTGCCGGTCATGCGAAGTGTCCAGGCTTTTGAATCGAAAGCGTCAAAAACCCAGTTCGAGGAAGTCTTTCGCAGTGCCAGTTCTTTCTTTGATGGCGTGGAAAGCGGCGTCATTTTCTCCGAACTTTTGTATCTGATTGACTGGAAGTCCAAGGACTTGACCTCAGGGCACGACAAGGTGCTGAAGAATCTGGAGCTTGCGCATTTCATCCTCGAAAACTTCAATGTGCGCGAAGAGGACATGGTACTTGCACATGTGCCTTTGCTGACTCTCGCCACAATCATCAAATCGAGCGAACTCTCCCCGGAAAAGAGTCCTAACATGGACCAAGAGCGGCTGCGTGCTGTAGCAACTGGGCTGTCCCGTGTTATGACTTCTTTATCGGGCCTACTCACCGAAAGGGCGTTCGCGAAGAAGTCTGATACCCATAAGGCGGATGGCTACAAGTCCGATGTACCTGGCTCACAAATTCTGAGTAGGATACATGCGTTTTATGAACAGAGCAAACAGAGTCTTGATCCTCAACCGCTTCCATTCGCCCCCAAGCACCTTGGGGAACTCATCATCAGGAATGCCTACGAACAAGCTATTGAGGCTCTCGATGGCCGCGGCGATGCGACACAGATGCATGAACGTATAAGCCTTCTTATTGtcatgttgaagaagcttcCAAAAACAAAGATTCTGCGCGATAGACGCCTTTACTTGGCACTATGTGATCGCGTTCGCGCTGATCAAGTGGAGACTTCCACCGCCTCCTTCGCAGCCATCTCCTCGATTGCATCCGCCATTACGAGCATGTATTTTATCCATAGCCCCGGGTACTACATCAGTTACGAGGATGTATCTGACTTGATTCCCACCCTTGTCAACCGGCTATGGCAATATCTTTCGCCGCTGAACCCTAAGTTTCATGTCGAGGCAGTTCGCTCATTGTGGCATTTGCATTCTGTTTCATGGGCTGATCATCTGGTCGAGGCTGCGATCACTTCCCTGATGGTGGACAAGTCGAACGGGCATCGTCAATCATCGTCCGCAGAACAAGCAGGGAGGTACTTTGTTCTCTGGTCTCACAGTCACCACGGTACATACGAGCTCCCTCCGAAGCAATTACATAACGTGTCACAGCTGGGAATCTCTTACCAGTCATCGATGCTCGAGCGGCCTCTCTTTATCGTCTTGGACTTGCTCAATCAGGGCGTAAATGAAGCCTCTCAAGTCGTACACCGCTGGCTTGAAGACCTGTCTTCCATACATAA AGTTTTCCGCATGGTAGTTTCGAGGCTTGATCGTCTATTCCAGCAGTCAGAGAACGCAGATCCAGACACTGCGAATCCCACTGTATCTCCAGACGACTACAGAGAGTGCAGCTATCTACTACAAACAATATCCAATCTCATATCAACGCTTTCACATAATGGGTGGATCAGCTTGCTCACCCAAACGTTGGTACAAACAGAGAAGCACAAGGATATTCCAACATCTGAAG ATAACTCTGGAGCCCAGAGCCTACATGCGGTCATTTTCCAGGCCTCTCTCAGAGTGGTTAGCGGACACACGACGGCTGCTCATCAGGGCGTGGATGAGATCAAACTGCAACAAACTGCGCTGCTTGTGATGCgtcaacttcttcttggcccCGGGGCCGAGGAGGTGGCCGAATCTGGAATTGATTCCTTCCTTGTCGATAGGCTGTCCAGCGTGCTCGATAACGGTGGTAGTGTCGGTATTCAAGCAGCACTTATCGACACTCTTCTCGCAGCGCTGAAGGTTCGATTTGCTCAAGCGtacctaccaccacccccaccacgcCCAAAGCATCAAAGGACTGCCTCTCGAGAGCGTCTAACAAGTCCTTCTATCTTATCCTTCACAAGCGACAAACCTGATAAGTCTCTTGCATTGCCACCTCTACCCCAGCCCCCTCAGCAACTATTGGAGTGCCTTCTAAAAGGCATAAGCTCTCCAAACTCCAGGGAGATAGTGGAGAGGTGGACAATACTGCTTTGCGAAGTACTTCCGCTCTATGCAGGATCCATCTTCCAGATAATCCTGATGTTAGTGGAATGCTTTTGTAAGGAAATCCAATTGGCATATGCAAGTCTTCAGCTATCTTTCAAGCGCACCGAGGGTTGGCCCGAAGATCGCTCTGAACACGCTACGATCGCTCTACTCACCGGTCTCGAGACTTGCATCGCAACTGCCCACGAGCGTCTGCTGTCGGAAGAAGCAAATGTACCGGCTGCCAAGAGCCCGGACCAGAATCATGGGTTCTTTGGAAACATGGTCTCAGGAGTCTTCGCGTCTGAACAGAGTCATGCTCGGTCCAGCGCGGCCAATAACCGCCTCACCgttttgctttgcttccagGACGCTGTGCGACTTTGTTTTTCGATATGGTCGTGGGGGGCGGTAGAACGAAGCACACTCCCTCAAGACCCGGAGTCGTTAGCATCTTTCCAATATACATCCTTGCGCATGAGGAATAGATCGCGTCGGATATTGGAACACTTATTCACAGCCGAGGCACTTGAATGTCTTGAAACTGCGGTAGAGGTATGGACGAAGTCAGACAGCGACACTTCGTCTTTGATCATCAGTTTGCTCCACACGCTGGATGGATCCCGTCCAAAGATCACAATACCAGCTGTATTCAACTCTATCTACACGCGAACTAACCCCGCCGCATTGGAACCCAACCGCAAGTCCACCTTGACCGCAAGCCTTACGGAGTCTGAGCTAGCAGGTTTCCTAGTGACCTACGCCAGGTCacttgaagatgatgtttTGGATGAGATTTGGGCAGATTGCACCACCTTCTTACGAGATGTTTTGAGCAATCCTTTTCCGCATAGGCAGATCCTTCCGCGATTAGTGGAATTCGCAGCGATCCTTGGGGCGAAGTTGGAGAATACGAGCTTCGGAGAAGATCgacggatgaggaaggagtTAGGA GATGtactcctccgtctcctgaCGGCAATATTCACCAGCAAGCCCATGGGTCTCTCCCAAGAGTCAGCACTTCTCGGCCGGGCGTCTATTGACTATGACAGTGGATCGCTGCCACATGTTGGGCCTGATGACCTGCTCAGCATTCTTGCTGCCTCTATGCCCGCGTTTACAACAACCCTGGGCGATTCGGATCGTATTACTACCGCGGTGTCTGGGATATCTACTCATATAATCGGGCCACTCTTTCGCGCACGCCTCTTTCCGAATAACGTTAGTCGGAATTTCATGGCGCTCCTCCAGCACATAGCAAAAATCCCCACTGCTTCCAAGATTTGGAAGAAGGATATCTCTGATGCCTTCAACGACCCGAAATTCTTCGGAATGCAGCTTGATTTGGTGAAAGACGGTTGGGTAAACCTTTTGCGGCAATGGGTGCTCGCCGACAAAGATCGAATGTCTGAGTTGATGTCCCGACTTACTCCGCCAAGTACTGCAGGCATCATGTTTGGCGTTGGAGCTTCTGCTGCCCGTCTAGAAGCGGATCGAAAGGCGCAATTGAATCTCCGCAGGATAAGCCTCCTCATCCTGTCAGCCAACACTGACTACTTTGTTGCAGAGCTACCTGCACTCCTTCAGAAGTTGGAAGATCTCTTGGGCGCGACTAGTTCCTCGTCCCCATCTTCTACGACCAGGTCCGAGGTTTTCATGGTTTTGCGCGCCCTTGCCCTTAAGTGCACAGCCACTACTCTGGCCCCCTTTTGGCCGTTGATGAATTCTGAGCTCCAGGAGGCCATCTCAGCGGTCTCAGTaggccagcagcaggaggtaTACAACCCATATGCGCTGCTACAGGCGTGTAAGCTGCTGGATACTTTGCTCATCCTCGCGCCTGATGATTTTCAACTTCTCGAATGGCTTTACGTGACCGACACCATAGATGCGGTCTACCCTCCGGAGCGCTTTGAACCCATGGCACTCGCGGACGAAATCTCGCAGAGCTTGGGAGCGCGCGGATCGGCCTCGTCGGATGGACTCGGGGAGACGGCCGATCTCAGCCAGGGGGTGAAACAGCCAAGCCTGACTGCTGACTGGATTCGCGAAACGGCAAAGGATGAGATTGTTGAGCGAGTCCTTCGGCCGTTCTTTGATCAGCTCAGCATTCATGCATTCGAGAGCACGTATAGCATGGGCCATCCGCGGTTGGACGTCTGCCGAGACGACCTGTTAGCGGATTTGTTCAACGAAAGTACGATGGCCAACTAA
- a CDS encoding uncharacterized protein (COG:S;~EggNog:ENOG410PQQF;~TransMembrane:1 (n10-17c25/26o49-72i)), translating into MIMNACKRMLPGLRSVANKSAVVRARSFSVSPFMKEAAHTLPTKKPVGAFRGGLFGFLTGAIAASAGVYFYVLGEYRIANEMLTEDIIALQGATQKLQTYIGELERKVDQLQKKK; encoded by the exons ATGATCATGAACGCGTGCAAGAGAATGTTGCCCGGCCTGCGCTCCGTCGCAAACAAGTCGGCAGTTGTCCGGGCGCGGAGCTTTTCGGTCTCTCCCTTCATGAAGGAAGCGGCGCACACTCTGCCTACGAAGAAGCCCGTGGGCGCGTTTCGCGGGGG TCTGTTCGGATTCCTTACTGGCGCGATTGCTGCCAGCGCCGGAGTCTATTTCTATGTCCTGGGCGAGTACAGGATCGCAAACGAGATGCTGACAGAAGATATCATC GCTCTTCAAGGAGCTACACAAAAGCTGCAGACGTACATTGGTGAACTAGAAAGGAAGGTGGACcagttgcagaagaagaaataa
- a CDS encoding putative HIT finger domain protein (COG:S;~EggNog:ENOG410PW5K;~InterPro:IPR039723,IPR007529;~PFAM:PF04438;~go_process: GO:0006338 - chromatin remodeling [Evidence IEA];~go_process: GO:0043486 - histone exchange [Evidence IEA]), with protein MYHVELLPNSTTTHATPGWTYVPDRGFDPAKAAITPAIGRKRGIRDPGRADLSSRQNNAIVRHLAELDRENHRDVQISIPVKQKDASGRGTRGKVTSNVRRILQSQKTFRNYLDDEEAALAQQASTQQTQQQTSSTSSSHRPSVNKITKPGSSSRRSSTPLTAAPTPKPDTSSRINRNKQHRPSSTAPTSSRASTVTTAAETETETPAPDKDQPQDKDNTESKEKEKKEQNPHELIKSEHDNDPLLKSYIPSAPSERIMQALLAEPPLTYHASRAGPPIARKSPRYFCCMCGYWGKIRCKNCHLRTCGLGCYKVHEDSRCGAFF; from the exons ATGTATCACGtcgaactcctccccaacagcACAACCACCCACGCCACTCCGGGGTGGACCTACGTCCCCGATCGCGGTTTCGACCCAGCCAAAGCCGCCATCACGCCCGCCATCGGCCGCAAGCGCGGAATCCGCGATCCAGGCCGAGCGGACCTCTCCTCACGACAGAACAATGCCATCGTTCGACATCTCGCGGAGCTGGATCGCGAGAATCACCGGGACGTGCAGATCTCAATTCCAGTAAAACAGAAGGATGCGTCTGGTCGAG GCACAAGAGGCAAAGTGACCTCCAACGTCCGCCGAATCCTACAATCCCAAAAGACCTTCCGCAATTAcctcgacgacgaagaagccgctCTAGCGCAACAAGCATCCACCCAGcaaacccaacaacaaacctcctccacctcctcctcgcacCGCCCCTCCGTCAACAAAATCACAAAACCAGGCTCTTCCTCTCGGCGCAGCTCAACGCCCCTaacagcagcaccaacgCCTAAACCCGATACCTCCTCGCGCATTAATCGCAACAAACAACACcgcccctcctccacagccCCGACCTCCTCCCGCGCCTCAACAGTAACTACCGCCGccgaaacagaaacagaaacaccAGCCCCCGACAAAGACCAACCCCAAGACAAAGACAATACCGaatcgaaggagaaggagaagaaggagcaaaACCCCCATGAACTGATCAAATCCGAACACGACAACGACCCCCTTTTGAAATCATATATTCCCTCTGCGCCCTCGGAACGTATCATGCAGGCTTTGCTCGCTGAACCGCCGTTGACGTATCATGCATCGCGCGCTGGCCCGCCGATCGCGAGGAAGTCGCCGCGGTATTTCTGCTGTATGTGTGGGTATTGGGGGAAGATTCGATGCAAGAATTGTCATTTGAGGACTTGTGGGTTGGGGTGTTATAAGGTGCATGAGGATTCGAGGTGCGGGGCGTTTTTCTAG
- the GUP1 gene encoding putative glycerol:H+ symporter (Gup1) (BUSCO:EOG0926235L;~COG:T;~EggNog:ENOG410PGX5;~InterPro:IPR004299;~PFAM:PF03062;~TransMembrane:10 (i65-85o176-202i274-292o331-350i371-395o401-422i499-516o522-543i555-582o588-611i)) produces the protein MPLSVLSWLRRLYSLDTLDTRLTTSSTTPPKAAAGHTRAPSARDARAIAIARNAPPPKWRTFEFYIYYVIFLIAVPLMFITAIGVSQESHPSYPTYAHLLSPGWIPGRQVDNSDDQYSSFRDNIPYLLLLLVGHPLLRRLYNSYVRPVAGDTGSSKASPAVLAADARLTQRINFDFYFALVFITALHGVSALKVLAILYVNYKISKNLPRKYIPATTWLFNIGTLLANELCSGYHLEWVASLFVAPSGADKEAPLVLWGRYLDGFGGIMPRWEILFNITILRLISFNMDYYWSLDYPAASPIEKQVDPAALSERDRVSIPAEPAAFNGRYYLAYVLYAPLYLTGPILTFNDYISQQRYAPPSLTRTRTVLYGVRFFLTLLAMELILHFIYAVAISKASPDWSLYTAGELSMLAYFNLHIIWLKLLIPWRFFRFWALVDGIDPTENMIRCVSNNYSPSSFWRAWHRSFNRWIVRYLYVPLGGGSRGSADRGKSSGIYAKARQIFNTLIVFTFVALWHDINPRLLMWGWLITLFVLPEVIGRLLFPASKWRSRPTTYRVLCGVGAVGNVLMMMIANLVGFALGLDGLEGLLAGILGSWAGIIYLISACCALFVGVQVMFEIREEEARAGIDLKY, from the exons ATGCCTCTTTCAGTACTCTCGTGGCTTCGGAGATTATACTCCCTTGATACTCTAGATACCCGCCTTACTACCTCTTCCACTACTCCGCCCAAAGCTGCCGCGGGTCACACGCGAGCTCCCTCCGCCAGAGATGCCCGTGCCATTGCGATTGCGCGCAATGCTCCCCCTCCGAAATGGCGAACTTTTGAGTTCTACATCTACTATGTAATCTTCTTGATCGCTGTGCCGTTGATGTTCATCACGGCCATTGGGGTGTCGCAGG AGAGCCATCCTTCGTATCCGACTTACGCTCATTTGCTGTCGCCTGGCTGGATACCTGGACGCCAAGTT GACAACTCCGATGACCAGTATTCCTCATTCCGCGATAACATACCATACCTGTTGCTGCTACTAGTCGGACACCCTTTGCTTCGCCGTCTATACAACAGCTATGTACGCCCAGTCGCCGGAGATACCGGGTCCTCTAAGGCTTCTCCGGCAGTCCTTGCTGCGGATGCTCGTCTCACTCAGCGGATAAACTTCGACTTCTATTTCGCGCTCGTCTTCATCACAGCCCTTCACGGTGTTTCCGCGCTGAAGGTCCTCGCAATTCTATATGTGAACTACAAAATCTCCAAGAATCTCCCCAGGAAGTACATCCCTGCGACAACTTGGTTGTTTAATATCGGAACGCTGCTTGCGAACGAACTCTGTTCCGGCTACCATTTGGAATGGGTGGCTTCTTTGTTCGTCGCCCCGAGTGGTGCAGACAAGGAGGCACCCTTGGTACTTTGGGGTCGCTACCTTGACGGGTTTGGTGGTATCATGCCCCGATGGGAGATTCTCTTCAACATTACGATCCTTCGATTGATTAGTTTCAACATGGATTACTATTGGAGCCTCGACTACCCCGCTGCCAGTCCCATTGAA aaacaaGTCGATCCTGCAGCACTGTCAGAGCGTGACCGTGTCAGTATCCCCGCGGAGCCAGCTGCGTTCAATGGGCGCTATTACCTTGCCTATGTTCTCTACGCTCCGCTGTACTTGACAGGCCCTATTTTGACCTTCAACGACTACATCTCCCAGCAAAGATACGCACCTCCTTCTCTTACACGGACCCGGACAGTACTCTACGGTGTCCGTTTCTTCCTGACACTACTCGCCATGGAGCTCATACTTCATTTCATCTACGCCGTGGCTATCTCGAAGGCGTCCCCCGATTGGTCCCTGTACACAGCTGGCGAGCTCAGCATGTTGGCATACTTCAATCTGCATATCATCTGGCTTAAACTTCTGATTCCATGGCGATTTTTCCGTTTCTGGGCACTAGTCGACGGAATTGACCCAACCGAAAACATGATACGCTGCGTTTCGAACAACtactctccctcctccttctggcGCGCATGGCACCGCTCTTTCAACCGCTGGATCGTGCGCTATCTCTACGTGCCCCTGGGTggaggcagcagaggaagTGCCGACCGCGGCAAATCTTCCGGGATCTACGCCAAGGCCCGCCAGATCTTCAACACGCTTATTGTCTTCACCTTTGTTGCTCTCTGGCATGACATCAACCCCCGTCTCCTCATGTGGGGCTGGCTTATAACCCTCTTCGTTCTGCCCGAAGTCATCGGCAGACTACTGTTCCCAGCCAGCAAATGGCGTTCGCGCCCGACAACGTACCGTGTCCTTTGTGGAGTTGGAGCAGTCGGTAACGTtctaatgatgatgatcgcaAACCTGGTCGGATTCGCTTTaggattggatggattggagggTCTTCTGGCTGGTATATTGGGGTCCTGGGCCGGCATCATCTACCTCATCTCGGCGTGCTGTGCTTTGTTTGTGGGAGTGCAGGTTATGTTTGAGATtcgtgaagaggaagcacGGGCTGGTATTGACTTGAAATATTGA
- a CDS encoding acylphosphatase (COG:C;~EggNog:ENOG410PRZ9;~InterPro:IPR036046,IPR017968,IPR001792,IPR020456;~PFAM:PF00708;~go_function: GO:0003998 - acylphosphatase activity [Evidence IEA]) has product MLWNRSYTSIKMSSQRIAFKVSGTVQGVGFRDFTQKRATAYDVKGWVKNTHCGRVEGEAQGTEESLQKFLKDINNGPRHAHVVKLEKKEIAPKDGEVEFGFMKTSESGYEATQ; this is encoded by the exons ATGCTTTGGAACAGGTCATATACATCTATCAAGATGTCATCGCAACGT ATCGCATTCAAAGTATCTGGCACGGTCCAAG GAGTGGGATTCCG GGACTTTACTCAGAAGAGAGCCACTGCATATGATGTAAAAGGCTGGGTGAAGAACACACACTGTGGAAGG GTAGAAGGCGAAGCCCAAGGAACCGAAGAGTCTCTACAGAAGTTCCTGAAAGACATCAACAATGGACCCCGCCATGCACATGTCGTCAAGctagagaagaaggaaatcgCACCGAAGGATGGCGAGGTAGAATTCGGATTTATGAAGACCTCGGAGTCAGGATATGAGGCCACGCAGtga
- the AOX1_2 gene encoding alternative oxidase (COG:C;~EggNog:ENOG410PHGU;~InterPro:IPR002680,IPR038659;~PFAM:PF01786;~TransMembrane:2 (i146-167o208-230i);~go_function: GO:0009916 - alternative oxidase activity [Evidence IEA];~go_process: GO:0055114 - oxidation-reduction process [Evidence IEA]) has product MNSLTATAPIRAAIPKSYLHIATRNYSGVIAMSGLRCSGSLVANRHQTAGKRFISTTPKSQIKEFFPPPTAPHVKEVETAWVHPVYTEEQMKQVAIAHRDAKNWADWVALGTVRMLRWGMDLVTGYRHPPPGREHEARFKMTEQKWLTRFIFLESVAGVPGMVGGMLRHLRSLRRMKRDNGWIETLLEEAYNERMHLLTFLKLAEPGWFMRLMVLGAQGVFFNGFFLSYLMSPRICHRFVGYLEEEAVITYTRAIKEIEAGSLPAWEKTEAPEIAVQYWKMPEGQRSMKDLLLYVRADEAKHREVNHTLGNLNQAIDPNPYAAKYKDPTKAHPNKGIADLKPTGWEREEVI; this is encoded by the exons ATGAATTCGTTAACAGCAACGGCGCCCATTCGGGCTGCCATTCCAAAGTCATACTTGCATATCGCTACTCGAAATTACTCCGGTGTCATTGCTATGAGCGGTCTGCGCTGTAGTGGGTCGTTGGTGGCAAATAGACATCAGACAGCTGGGAAGCGATTCATATCAACCACGCCCAAGTCGCAGATCAAGGAATTCTTTCCTCCCCCGACTGCTCCTCATGTGAAGGAGGTGGAAACAGCTTGGGTCCATCCTGT CTATACCGAAGAGCAGATGAAACAAGTCGCTATCGCGCACCGAGACGCAAAGAATTGGGCCGACTGGGTTGCGTTGGGAACGGTGCGGATGCTGAGATGGGGCATGGATCTTGTGACTGGATATCGGCACCCTCCACCAGGCAGGGAACACGAGGCCAGGTTCAAAATGACAGAACAGAAGTGGCTTACGCGCTTTATCTTCCTGGAAAGCGTGGCTGGCGTACCGGGCATGGTGGGAGGCATGCTGAGACATCTGAGAAGTTTGCGGCGCATGAAGAGAGATAATGGATG GATTGAAACACTGCTGGAGGAAGCATACAACGAGCGTATGCATTTGCTGACCTTCCTTAAGCTCGCAGAGCCCGGATGGTTCATGCGCCTGATGGTTCTTGGAGCACAAGGGGTTTTCTTCAACGGATTCTTCCTGTCTTACCTCATGTCGCCACGCATATGCCACCGTTTCGTTGGATACCTCGAGGAGGAAGCGGTGATCACATATACCCGCGCAATCAAGGAGATTGAAGCTGGAAGTCTTCCCGCAtgggagaagacggaggcCCCCGAGATCGCCGTGCAGTATTGGAAGATGCCAGAGGGTCAGCGCAGCATGAAGGATCTCCTGCTGTATGTTCGGGCAGATGAAGCCAAACACCGGGAGGTGAACCATACACTGGGAAACCTAAACCAGGCGATTGACCCCAACCCATATGCCGCCAAGTACAAGGATCCGACAAAGGCGCATCCGAACAAGGGGATTGCAGACCTGAAACCCACTGGATGGGAGCGGGAGGAGGTAATCTGA